Proteins encoded together in one Chitinophaga lutea window:
- a CDS encoding Ig-like domain-containing protein, whose protein sequence is MKRDRIRLLLTAFFTICAFAAAGQLPSSPCGTSGGKRADVLGTEAQYSSPGASAPVFTIPAGTKSISVYVSSETGKTSGGNDFAQGDEDFLSISAIIDLTSNTSSGYVNYAKSTFMDGSGTNLYGWKNAPLGSFIPVGARIGDAVPELNNVNFLVQGNTLTITQSNSGVHSSFYVQYLSPFNNSLNPMEPQVKALLHGTAVANTDLVMPIPAGADVIFISGKGTNSSARDLNTAEGSEEGYSNLRFTIDLQKGTTTGFITVANGGSANKRSTYAINNLSSSYTGHMVAAGPPAVSGDNTNGKSGNEGSVGIYDPAIYVLNGNLYIKRDADYARDFDDAYVVEFYKRAGQGMSAEFVSSEIQFIPTGLSSTAGVSRTFNIPPGTNAVYLTATGNAVNKNSESNENSLEAYAYIDLTAGTATGYFYQQVGLDQTTRRDDNYAFKGVPLNNSSTRAHTNTVGFKGPYAYDISFSLSADKSQLTVTNKTGLANPDYQLLLSIDNFGSKPDLAFGTPAVTFTKYPGTKTIKTDLTVCNPGAGNSTQGVPFAVYQGNPVTNPQAKLLYTGTLPEALQAGECKAFSFDLDLGSYDNLNIGLTIVLNDDGSYVSGGIGGTVGTVFTLASLASQHAGFEECYYDNNLVTGTIAVNNAPVIDPDPNNSSGAPGTYSYLNYFDAGSTGATIMDADMSITDPDAPAISGATITLTNRPDAGSETLFLNGVLPAGITISGNNTNVVQLSGQASLADYTAAMKMLEYRNSNFSPVTDNRIITTVVTDGIESSPLATTTIVIQTTPRINVAGNGITIADDATARVAADGTDFGMAAGSVITHTFSIHNVGTGSINLTGSPAVTITGAGFSIAAQPGSNALISGGSTTFEISYDPTAQAGGTHTAIVRIQNNDPDADRADYTFTISATINILPTVMDNSVTGEEDHTYEFKATDFSNAFSDGNGTTLSAIRINSLPQHGSLLLNGVALTAGTEVPYASLELLTFVPDAQWNGVTGLDWNATDGTGYSPAPAHLTINITAVNDAPVITLPAGAAVTEDVPFAVEDIVFSDVDVETGTVTAIFSVAGGTLSALSGSGVTVGGLADALKLEGRLSAINAFIAAGKLSYSAPQAVVGAISLLVDISDNGNTGTGGALHDTKSMLLNIITVNDVPSATDDNQTTNEDTPVNGAVSGADADGDVLTFSKGTDPANGTVIVNPDGSYTYTPNANYVGTDHFTITVDDGNGGTAAANVDITVSPVNDAPSGTGDHKTTAEDTPVDGAVSGSDADGDALVFSKASDPVNGAVVVRTDGTYTYTPDANYVGTDIFTITITDGNGGAATVTVNITVSPVNDAPTGTGDNKTTAEDTPVNGAVTGSDTDLDALTFTRASEPANGTAVVNPDGSYTYSPKADYVGTDNFTITVDDGNGGTATVTVNIIVSPVNDAPTGTGDNKTTPEDTPVSGAVSGSDTDLDALTFTKASEPANGTAVVNTDGSYTYSPKADYVGADHFTITVEDGHGGTATVTVNITVSPVNDAPTISDDNKTTEEDTPVNGTVSGADADSDALTFTRASEPVNGIVVVNTDGSYVYTPKADYVGTDHFTVTVADGNGGTATATVNITVSPVNDAPTGKGDNKTTLEDTPVDGMVSGEDADGDALTFTKAAEPAHGAVTVNLNGTYTYTPGTDYVGSDNFTVTVSDGNGGTATVTVNITVSPVNDAPTGTGDNKTTPEDTPVSGVVSGTDADGDVLTFTKASEPANGAVVVDASGSYTYTPSADYVGADNFTVTVSDGKGGTAIVTVNITVSPVNDAPTGTGDNKTTPEDTPVNGAVNGADTEGDALTFTRATEPANGTVIVNPDGSYMYTPKADYVGADHFTITVSDGNGGTATATVNITVTPVNDSPTGTGDSKTTPEDTPVNGAVTGTDTDGDALIYLKATDPVNGTVRVNADGSYIYTPNVNYVGADHFAVTISDGNGGAATATVNITVTPVNDAPAGSGDSKTTDEDTPVSGSVTGTDTDGDQLIFTTSGQPANGTVIVNTNGTYTYTPNPDFSGPDSFVIIVSDGKGGTTTVTVHITVAPGNDAPVGKGDAKSTPEDTPVNGAASGTDKDGDALTFTKASDPLNGSVTVRTDGNYTYTPNPQYNGADNFTVTISDGHGGTATVTVQIEVLPANDAPTGTGDNRTTEEDVPVNGAVTGTDTDGDQLTFTQAGNPAHGSVVVHANGTYTYTPDADYNGTDQFTVNISDGHGGSVTVMVNITVTPVHDVPTGKGDAKTTPEDTPVSGTVTGSTGDRVTLVYSGGTTPAHGSVEVNANGAYTYTPEANYFGQDNFNIIISDKHGGTITVPVNILVTPVNDLPAGTGDEKTTLENTPVSGRVKGSDIDGDALDFSRATNPAHGAATVNADGSYTYTPSSGYTGPDQFDINISDGKGGTVAVTVRITVSPVTGGIALVKTAAPDKINIVYTLTVTNTSNVALHQVTITDPMLGLKRTLPGELQPGASVSVTATYKITQEDRERGKVTNTAEATALTPVNKEVRDVSGTTSTNNTSTVTIVTGAPQAVNDAAGTRVNTPVTVPVLENDNAGASTFNKRSLRIITQPRYGQLVLHGDGRVTYIPESTYRGDDAFTYRVDDVDGYTTNIAAVKITVETEGLEIPTLFTPNGDGKNDVFEIRGLHKYAENELVIVNRWGNEVYRQKNYQSNWRGDGLNEGTYYYLLRVKKTGSSNWEVLKGFTTLIRKFKQ, encoded by the coding sequence ATGAAACGAGATCGCATCAGGCTTCTTTTAACGGCCTTCTTCACCATTTGCGCGTTTGCTGCCGCCGGCCAGCTGCCTTCCAGTCCCTGCGGGACGAGCGGAGGCAAGCGGGCGGACGTGCTCGGTACGGAAGCCCAATACAGCAGTCCCGGCGCCAGCGCTCCCGTTTTCACGATCCCGGCAGGCACAAAATCCATCTCAGTATACGTTTCGTCCGAAACCGGGAAGACCTCCGGGGGGAACGACTTTGCGCAGGGCGATGAGGATTTTCTTTCCATCAGCGCCATCATCGACCTGACGTCCAACACTTCTTCCGGTTATGTCAACTATGCCAAGAGCACGTTCATGGACGGCTCGGGCACCAATCTCTATGGGTGGAAAAACGCCCCCCTGGGCAGTTTTATCCCGGTCGGCGCCCGTATCGGAGATGCGGTGCCGGAGTTGAACAACGTCAATTTCCTGGTCCAGGGCAATACGCTGACCATCACACAAAGCAACAGCGGCGTCCATTCCTCCTTCTACGTACAATATTTATCGCCTTTCAACAATTCCCTGAACCCGATGGAGCCGCAGGTAAAAGCACTGCTGCATGGTACGGCTGTTGCCAATACCGACCTGGTAATGCCCATTCCCGCGGGCGCCGACGTCATCTTTATTTCCGGGAAGGGTACTAACTCGAGCGCCCGCGATCTGAACACGGCTGAAGGGTCGGAAGAAGGGTATTCCAATCTGCGTTTTACGATCGACCTGCAAAAGGGCACTACAACGGGTTTTATCACCGTGGCCAACGGCGGTTCGGCCAACAAGCGCTCTACCTATGCCATCAACAACCTGAGCAGTTCATATACGGGCCATATGGTGGCCGCCGGCCCGCCGGCCGTATCCGGCGACAATACCAACGGGAAGTCCGGCAATGAGGGCTCGGTCGGCATTTATGACCCGGCTATTTACGTACTGAACGGTAACCTGTACATCAAACGGGACGCCGACTACGCCCGCGACTTCGATGATGCCTACGTGGTGGAGTTTTACAAACGGGCAGGGCAGGGTATGAGCGCGGAGTTTGTAAGCTCGGAGATCCAGTTCATTCCTACCGGGCTCAGTTCCACGGCAGGCGTATCCAGAACGTTTAACATCCCGCCGGGCACCAATGCCGTATACCTGACCGCCACGGGCAATGCCGTCAACAAAAACTCGGAAAGCAACGAAAATTCCCTCGAAGCATACGCCTACATCGACCTGACCGCGGGTACCGCCACGGGTTACTTCTACCAGCAGGTGGGCCTGGATCAGACCACGCGCAGGGATGATAACTACGCCTTCAAGGGCGTGCCTCTCAACAACAGCAGCACCCGCGCCCATACCAATACCGTCGGTTTCAAGGGACCCTATGCATATGATATTTCCTTTTCCCTCTCGGCCGACAAAAGCCAGCTGACGGTTACCAACAAAACCGGCCTGGCCAACCCCGACTACCAGTTACTGCTGTCGATCGACAACTTCGGCTCCAAGCCCGACCTGGCTTTCGGTACCCCGGCCGTTACGTTTACAAAATATCCTGGCACCAAAACGATCAAGACAGACCTCACGGTTTGCAATCCTGGCGCCGGCAACAGTACCCAGGGGGTGCCGTTTGCCGTGTACCAGGGTAACCCGGTTACCAACCCCCAGGCGAAACTGCTGTACACCGGTACCCTGCCGGAAGCTCTGCAGGCCGGCGAATGCAAAGCGTTTTCTTTCGACCTGGACCTGGGTAGTTACGACAACCTGAACATCGGCCTTACCATTGTGCTGAACGACGACGGCAGTTACGTTTCCGGCGGCATCGGTGGCACGGTGGGCACCGTCTTTACGCTGGCCTCCCTGGCCAGCCAGCATGCCGGCTTCGAGGAATGTTATTACGACAACAACCTCGTTACCGGCACGATTGCCGTGAACAATGCGCCGGTGATCGATCCGGACCCCAACAACAGTTCGGGCGCCCCCGGCACCTACAGCTACCTGAACTATTTTGATGCGGGCAGCACCGGGGCCACTATCATGGATGCGGATATGAGCATCACCGACCCGGACGCGCCGGCTATTTCGGGCGCTACCATCACGCTGACCAACCGCCCGGATGCCGGTAGTGAAACATTGTTCCTGAACGGCGTACTGCCGGCAGGCATTACCATTTCCGGCAATAACACGAATGTGGTACAGTTGTCCGGCCAGGCATCGCTGGCGGATTACACCGCCGCCATGAAAATGCTGGAGTACCGCAATAGTAATTTTTCGCCGGTTACCGACAACCGCATCATCACCACGGTGGTGACCGACGGCATTGAATCCAGCCCGCTCGCCACCACTACGATCGTAATACAGACCACGCCACGTATCAACGTGGCAGGCAACGGCATCACCATCGCAGACGACGCCACCGCCAGGGTGGCCGCAGACGGTACTGATTTCGGCATGGCTGCCGGCAGCGTGATCACACATACTTTTTCCATTCATAATGTAGGCACCGGCAGCATCAATCTCACCGGTTCGCCTGCCGTGACCATTACCGGCGCTGGTTTCAGCATCGCGGCACAGCCCGGTTCAAATGCCCTCATCAGCGGCGGCAGCACCACGTTCGAAATCAGTTACGATCCCACGGCGCAGGCCGGCGGCACACATACCGCCATCGTCCGGATACAGAATAATGATCCTGATGCAGACAGGGCCGACTATACGTTTACCATTTCCGCCACGATCAATATTCTGCCGACGGTGATGGACAACAGTGTTACCGGCGAAGAAGACCACACCTACGAATTCAAAGCCACTGATTTCTCAAACGCATTCAGCGACGGCAACGGCACAACGTTATCTGCGATCCGGATCAACAGCCTGCCGCAGCACGGCAGCCTCCTGCTGAACGGCGTTGCTCTTACAGCCGGGACCGAAGTACCATACGCCAGCCTGGAGCTGCTGACCTTTGTGCCGGACGCGCAGTGGAACGGTGTTACGGGGCTGGATTGGAACGCTACCGACGGCACAGGTTATTCACCTGCCCCCGCGCATCTGACCATCAACATCACCGCCGTGAACGATGCGCCGGTCATCACTCTTCCTGCCGGGGCGGCAGTTACCGAGGACGTGCCCTTTGCCGTGGAAGACATTGTTTTTTCAGATGTGGATGTGGAAACTGGCACCGTTACCGCTATATTTTCAGTGGCCGGTGGTACGTTAAGCGCGCTGTCGGGGAGCGGGGTGACCGTTGGCGGCCTTGCCGATGCGCTTAAACTGGAAGGCCGGCTCTCTGCCATCAATGCATTCATAGCGGCAGGGAAACTTTCCTATTCAGCCCCGCAGGCTGTAGTGGGCGCCATTTCCCTGCTGGTGGATATTTCGGATAACGGGAACACGGGAACGGGCGGCGCTTTGCACGATACAAAATCGATGCTCCTGAACATCATCACGGTCAACGATGTACCGTCAGCCACAGACGACAACCAAACCACCAATGAAGATACGCCGGTGAACGGTGCGGTGAGTGGTGCGGATGCGGATGGAGACGTGCTCACTTTCAGCAAGGGGACCGATCCCGCGAATGGAACCGTGATCGTGAATCCGGACGGCAGCTATACTTATACGCCGAATGCAAATTATGTCGGCACAGACCACTTCACGATCACTGTGGACGATGGCAACGGTGGCACCGCCGCAGCGAATGTAGATATTACGGTTTCCCCGGTGAACGATGCGCCCTCCGGTACAGGCGATCATAAAACGACGGCTGAAGATACGCCGGTCGATGGCGCGGTAAGCGGCTCCGATGCGGATGGGGATGCGCTGGTATTCAGTAAAGCGTCAGACCCTGTAAATGGTGCCGTGGTAGTGCGTACGGACGGCACCTATACGTATACGCCGGACGCAAACTACGTGGGCACCGATATTTTTACGATCACCATCACTGATGGTAACGGTGGTGCCGCTACCGTGACTGTCAACATCACCGTTTCTCCCGTTAACGATGCGCCCACCGGTACCGGCGATAACAAAACGACGGCTGAAGATACACCCGTCAATGGCGCGGTAACCGGTTCGGATACAGATCTGGATGCACTTACCTTTACCAGGGCCTCGGAACCGGCGAACGGCACCGCAGTGGTGAATCCGGATGGCAGTTATACCTATTCGCCGAAAGCGGACTACGTTGGTACGGACAACTTTACGATCACCGTCGACGATGGTAACGGTGGCACTGCTACCGTGACTGTCAATATCATCGTATCTCCCGTTAACGATGCACCTACCGGTACGGGAGACAATAAAACCACGCCCGAGGATACGCCGGTCAGCGGCGCGGTAAGCGGTTCGGATACAGATCTTGATGCGCTTACCTTTACCAAAGCCTCGGAACCGGCAAACGGTACAGCCGTGGTGAATACGGACGGCAGCTATACCTACTCGCCGAAAGCAGACTATGTCGGCGCGGATCACTTTACCATCACTGTCGAAGATGGCCATGGCGGTACGGCCACGGTAACCGTCAACATCACCGTATCTCCCGTCAATGATGCACCTACTATTTCAGATGATAATAAAACCACCGAAGAAGACACGCCGGTAAACGGCACCGTATCCGGCGCAGATGCAGACAGCGACGCGCTTACCTTTACCAGAGCTTCTGAACCTGTGAATGGCATCGTGGTGGTCAATACGGACGGGAGTTATGTTTATACGCCGAAAGCAGACTATGTTGGGACAGACCATTTTACGGTCACTGTCGCCGACGGCAACGGGGGCACTGCTACTGCAACCGTTAACATTACCGTGTCTCCCGTCAACGATGCGCCCACGGGTAAGGGGGACAATAAGACTACTTTGGAGGATACCCCGGTAGACGGTATGGTAAGCGGTGAAGATGCAGATGGGGACGCGCTTACATTCACGAAAGCAGCAGAGCCGGCCCATGGCGCCGTGACAGTGAATCTGAACGGTACTTACACGTATACACCGGGTACTGATTACGTCGGTTCTGATAACTTTACGGTGACCGTGAGCGATGGCAACGGCGGTACTGCTACCGTAACCGTCAACATCACCGTATCTCCCGTTAATGATGCGCCCACCGGTACAGGAGACAACAAAACAACGCCTGAGGATACGCCTGTAAGCGGCGTGGTAAGTGGCACCGATGCGGACGGCGATGTACTTACTTTCACCAAAGCTTCGGAGCCTGCAAATGGTGCCGTAGTGGTGGATGCAAGCGGCAGCTATACTTATACACCGAGTGCAGATTATGTCGGCGCAGACAACTTTACCGTTACAGTGAGCGATGGTAAGGGCGGCACTGCAATTGTAACTGTCAACATTACGGTTTCTCCCGTTAATGATGCGCCCACCGGTACGGGCGATAACAAAACCACCCCGGAGGATACACCTGTAAATGGTGCGGTGAACGGGGCAGATACGGAAGGCGATGCACTTACTTTTACCAGGGCTACGGAACCTGCTAACGGCACCGTAATCGTAAATCCGGACGGCAGCTATATGTACACGCCCAAAGCGGATTATGTCGGCGCAGACCACTTTACGATCACTGTTTCCGACGGCAACGGCGGCACTGCTACGGCGACCGTCAACATCACCGTAACGCCGGTTAATGATTCGCCCACCGGCACCGGCGACAGTAAAACCACGCCCGAAGATACACCGGTAAACGGAGCGGTAACCGGCACCGATACGGATGGCGATGCACTGATTTATTTAAAGGCCACCGACCCCGTTAACGGTACCGTGAGGGTAAATGCCGACGGCAGTTACATCTACACGCCGAACGTAAACTATGTTGGTGCGGATCACTTTGCGGTTACGATCAGCGATGGCAATGGTGGCGCAGCGACGGCAACCGTCAACATCACCGTAACACCGGTTAACGATGCGCCTGCCGGCAGCGGTGATTCAAAAACGACCGATGAAGATACCCCCGTCAGCGGTTCCGTAACAGGGACGGATACGGACGGAGATCAGCTCATATTCACTACATCCGGCCAACCCGCCAACGGCACGGTGATTGTCAATACCAACGGTACCTATACGTACACACCGAACCCTGATTTTAGCGGGCCGGACAGTTTTGTAATCATCGTCAGCGACGGGAAGGGCGGTACCACCACCGTGACAGTTCACATCACCGTGGCGCCCGGCAATGATGCGCCTGTGGGGAAAGGGGATGCAAAATCCACTCCCGAAGATACTCCTGTAAACGGCGCTGCCAGCGGAACCGACAAAGACGGTGATGCGCTCACGTTCACAAAGGCCTCAGATCCCCTGAACGGCAGCGTAACGGTGCGTACGGATGGTAACTATACCTACACGCCGAATCCGCAATATAACGGCGCGGATAACTTCACCGTCACCATCAGCGACGGCCACGGCGGCACCGCGACAGTTACGGTGCAGATCGAAGTATTGCCGGCGAACGACGCGCCAACCGGCACGGGCGACAACAGGACTACCGAAGAAGATGTGCCGGTAAACGGTGCTGTGACCGGTACGGATACGGACGGGGATCAACTGACATTTACGCAGGCGGGGAACCCGGCACACGGCTCCGTGGTCGTGCATGCCAACGGCACCTATACCTACACCCCGGATGCAGACTATAATGGCACAGATCAGTTCACGGTAAACATCAGCGATGGCCACGGCGGTTCAGTGACTGTTATGGTGAACATTACCGTTACGCCGGTACACGATGTGCCCACAGGTAAAGGAGACGCCAAAACCACCCCGGAAGACACCCCGGTGAGCGGCACCGTTACGGGCAGCACCGGCGACCGGGTGACGCTCGTGTATTCCGGCGGCACAACGCCGGCGCACGGGTCGGTGGAAGTGAATGCCAATGGTGCCTATACCTATACGCCTGAAGCCAACTATTTCGGCCAGGATAATTTTAACATCATCATCTCCGATAAACACGGCGGCACCATCACCGTACCCGTCAATATACTGGTAACACCGGTGAACGACCTGCCTGCCGGCACGGGCGATGAAAAAACGACGCTTGAAAATACGCCTGTCAGCGGCCGCGTGAAAGGCAGCGACATCGATGGCGATGCCCTCGACTTCAGCAGGGCTACCAACCCCGCCCACGGAGCGGCAACGGTGAATGCGGATGGCTCGTATACTTACACGCCCTCGTCCGGATATACCGGCCCGGACCAGTTCGATATCAATATTTCGGATGGTAAAGGTGGCACCGTTGCGGTGACCGTACGTATCACGGTAAGCCCCGTTACGGGCGGCATCGCGCTGGTGAAAACCGCGGCGCCGGACAAGATCAATATCGTGTATACCCTTACGGTGACCAATACCAGCAATGTTGCACTGCACCAGGTCACCATCACCGACCCGATGCTGGGCTTAAAACGGACACTGCCGGGTGAATTGCAGCCGGGGGCCTCGGTTTCCGTCACCGCCACCTACAAAATCACGCAGGAAGACCGTGAGCGCGGAAAAGTCACCAATACCGCCGAAGCCACCGCATTAACACCAGTCAATAAAGAGGTGAGGGACGTTTCCGGTACTACCAGCACGAACAATACGTCCACCGTAACTATCGTGACCGGGGCGCCGCAGGCAGTGAACGATGCCGCCGGCACCCGGGTGAACACTCCGGTGACCGTGCCGGTGCTCGAAAACGACAATGCCGGTGCATCTACGTTTAACAAAAGGAGCCTGCGCATCATTACCCAGCCCAGGTACGGACAGCTGGTGCTGCATGGCGACGGCAGGGTTACTTACATACCGGAAAGTACTTACCGTGGCGATGATGCCTTTACCTACCGCGTGGACGACGTAGACGGCTACACGACCAATATCGCCGCGGTGAAGATCACCGTGGAAACAGAAGGCCTCGAGATTCCGACACTGTTTACGCCCAACGGCGACGGCAAAAACGATGTGTTCGAAATCCGCGGGCTACATAAATATGCGGAAAATGAGCTCGTGATCGTGAACCGATGGGGCAACGAAGTATACCGGCAGAAGAATTATCAAAGCAACTGGAGAGGCGATGGATTGAACGAAGGGACCTATTATTACCTGTTGCGGGTCAAAAAAACCGGTTCTTCCAATTGGGAGGTACTGAAAGGGTTTACCACCCTGATCCGTAAATTCAAACAATAA
- a CDS encoding tetratricopeptide repeat protein — MLDAEQLQSLYDQGNYQQCLEEINLLLLFNTHDTAALLLKGKCLYQVAVSEAESGDEAGFTAAAGCFEEVLALSPAHEEALTFAAYINIFITQADLPAAIGYCTRLAAAADQVVRAGALRYRQEAYCRTGDFALALEDLALLADLNREIYHDNLPALDQESGDVYFRIGKIYLEEFADRAKGLEAFREVLKHGHADFRAYCQIAEVALADEDYGTGGDAAVEAFFSDNPDPENERLALYHQLEALNGQGIHHPSLVKAMFVGQRIFADAVGADTTELLSFTQQYIKMYPDWFWAWHYAGSALYDAGHYEAALPYLAKSLELGGTATGLQRFIETAYRVNGELPAVPKWPEDSPMFYYNAGVNFAEFEALLAGTAMAPKLLEIRIGFYRRSYDGFYDYFHSSKGKAGFHEGHIFAMCCNNYGIALTAGGAYEQAVDIHTLGYSISPFWEQSSSLGTALMRLERYDEAIAVFNRALEDGQRLLDFAGYIELKGEILTALSNLGRTEELTALLQRTEEEYNDYISSYGAELSEDERFILSERYITVQNARHDLLAGGTTEDAVRAWQEQLAKHPDDNSAWYMLMQNYFQLKDYHQCIACANNYQSVKGEAMKPDSVMKVHYMRGVSYLQVEKYQQARADLVVVLNGCDPAEESGRVSICNTSMHLAECCAKLEQWEDCKTYAWDAIACYNDNGWRWDDACIATALLYADACMATGDKHAATGTVDVVLGVAPGNEEALKRKKEWKSGGLFSFLKKR, encoded by the coding sequence ATGCTGGATGCAGAACAATTACAATCGCTTTACGATCAGGGAAACTATCAGCAATGCCTTGAAGAGATCAATCTCCTGTTACTTTTTAATACGCACGACACCGCCGCTTTATTACTGAAAGGCAAATGCCTGTACCAGGTTGCCGTGAGCGAGGCGGAGTCCGGCGACGAGGCCGGCTTTACCGCTGCCGCCGGCTGTTTTGAAGAGGTGCTGGCGCTGTCGCCCGCCCATGAAGAAGCACTGACTTTTGCCGCATATATCAACATCTTCATCACGCAGGCGGACCTGCCTGCGGCCATCGGCTATTGCACCAGGCTGGCTGCTGCCGCCGATCAGGTTGTACGGGCCGGCGCCCTGCGGTATCGCCAGGAGGCATATTGCCGCACGGGTGATTTTGCGCTTGCGCTGGAAGATCTGGCATTGCTGGCGGATCTGAACAGGGAAATTTATCACGACAACCTGCCCGCGCTGGACCAGGAATCCGGCGATGTGTATTTCAGGATAGGAAAAATATACCTCGAGGAATTCGCCGACCGGGCCAAAGGGCTGGAAGCTTTCAGGGAAGTGCTGAAACACGGGCATGCCGATTTCAGGGCGTATTGCCAGATAGCGGAAGTGGCATTGGCTGACGAAGATTACGGCACCGGCGGAGACGCCGCCGTAGAGGCTTTTTTCAGCGACAATCCGGATCCGGAAAATGAACGGCTTGCATTATACCATCAGCTGGAAGCGCTGAACGGGCAGGGTATCCATCACCCATCGCTGGTGAAAGCCATGTTCGTAGGCCAGCGGATATTTGCGGATGCAGTAGGGGCCGATACTACCGAGTTACTGAGCTTCACGCAGCAGTATATAAAAATGTACCCGGACTGGTTCTGGGCCTGGCACTACGCCGGCTCCGCGTTATACGACGCCGGGCATTATGAAGCAGCGCTGCCTTACCTGGCCAAAAGCCTGGAACTGGGCGGCACCGCCACCGGTTTACAGCGTTTCATCGAAACGGCCTACCGCGTCAACGGCGAATTGCCGGCCGTCCCAAAATGGCCGGAAGATTCTCCCATGTTCTATTACAATGCGGGTGTGAATTTCGCTGAATTCGAAGCGCTGCTGGCCGGTACGGCCATGGCGCCCAAACTGCTGGAGATCAGGATCGGGTTTTACCGCAGGTCCTACGATGGTTTTTATGATTATTTCCACAGCAGCAAGGGAAAAGCCGGATTTCATGAAGGCCATATTTTCGCCATGTGCTGCAATAACTACGGTATTGCGCTGACGGCAGGCGGGGCATACGAACAGGCGGTGGACATACATACGCTGGGTTATTCCATTTCTCCTTTCTGGGAGCAATCGAGCAGCCTCGGTACCGCCCTGATGCGGCTGGAACGGTATGATGAGGCCATCGCCGTGTTTAACCGCGCTCTTGAAGACGGGCAGCGGCTGCTCGACTTTGCCGGTTACATCGAATTAAAGGGAGAGATACTGACGGCACTGTCGAACCTCGGCCGTACCGAAGAATTGACTGCCCTGTTGCAGCGCACGGAAGAAGAATACAATGATTACATCAGCAGCTACGGCGCCGAACTGTCGGAAGATGAACGGTTCATTTTGAGCGAGCGGTACATTACCGTACAGAATGCGCGGCACGACCTGCTCGCCGGCGGCACCACCGAAGATGCCGTCAGGGCCTGGCAGGAACAGCTGGCCAAACACCCCGACGATAATTCCGCATGGTATATGCTGATGCAAAACTATTTCCAGCTGAAGGACTATCATCAATGCATCGCCTGCGCCAACAATTACCAGTCCGTAAAAGGGGAGGCGATGAAACCCGACTCTGTGATGAAAGTGCACTACATGCGCGGTGTTTCTTACCTGCAGGTTGAAAAGTACCAGCAGGCCAGGGCCGACCTGGTGGTGGTATTGAACGGATGCGATCCTGCGGAGGAGAGCGGCCGGGTGAGCATCTGCAACACCAGCATGCACCTGGCGGAATGCTGCGCCAAGCTGGAGCAGTGGGAGGACTGTAAAACGTATGCCTGGGACGCCATTGCCTGTTACAACGACAATGGCTGGCGATGGGACGACGCATGTATCGCCACCGCCCTGCTTTATGCGGACGCCTGCATGGCTACCGGCGACAAGCATGCAGCCACCGGAACGGTGGATGTTGTGCTGGGTGTAGCGCCGGGCAATGAAGAAGCCCTGAAACGGAAAAAGGAATGGAAATCCGGCGGGTTGTTTTCATTCCTGAAAAAGAGATAA